Part of the Lentisphaerota bacterium genome is shown below.
TTGTGGAAAACCGGCAAGGCCGCCGGTCGTCCCGGAACGGAGGCGTGGGATCCGCGCGCCTGGTTCGATGCCGTGGCCGTGGCGACCGTGGCCGATGTGGTGCCGCTCCGCGGCGAGAATCGCCTGCTGGTGCGGCACGGGCTCAAACGGCTTCACGAAAAGCCTTCGACCGGTCTCCACGCGCTCTTGCGCAAGGCGCTCGCCACAGCCGAAGCGCCGACCAGCCACCACCTGGGGTTCCTTCTGGGGCCGCGTATCAACGCTGCCGGGCGGATGCGCGATGCCTGGCCCGCCTTCGAGCTGCTCTGCACGCGCGACACCGATCAGGCGCGCGAGCTGGCCGCGACGCTCGACCAGCTCAACAGCGAGCGGCGCCATGCGGAGGAGTCCATCATCGCCGAGGCGCTGGCGCAGCTCGCCGCCCTCCCCGCCCCGAGGGCTCCGGGCGCGATCGTCGCGGGCGGCGCCGACTGGCATCCCGGCGCGGTCGGCATCGTCGCGGCCCGGCTCAGCGAGCGCGCGGGTGTTCCCGCAGCCGTGGTCTGCCTCCGCCCCGACGGCGGCGGACGCGGCTCGCTCCGAGCGGGCAAGGATTATGACGCGCTCGCCGCGTTGAGGCAGTGCCAGGATCTGCTTGACGGGTTCGGCGGCCACCGCCTCGCCGCCGGGTTCGAGATCAAGCCCGGCTGTTTCGACACCTTTCGCGCCGCCTTCGTCACCGCCTGCGCCGCACAGCGCCCCGAAAGCTCGGGGCGGCAAACGCTGGTCCTTGATGGCTGGCTCGATCCGAACGAGTTGACGATCGATCTGTGGCAGGCGCTGGCGCGCATGGAGCCGTTCGGCGAAGGGAATGCCCGCCCGCGCTGGGCGATGCGGCATGTGGCGCTTGCCGAGCGGCGCGCGATCGGCGCCGACGGCACGCACGTGATGTTCCGGTTCGATTGCGGCGGAAGACCGTTTCGAGGCGTGTGGTTCAAGGCGGGGCATTTGCTGGATGCCATCCCTGCGACGGGCGATCAATGCTTCGACGTGGCGTTCGAATGCCAGCTGAACCGATACAGGGGCACCGAGAGCGTCGAAATGCTGATCGTCGATCTGCGTCCCTCGGTTTAGCGCAACGGGCAGAACGAACGAACGTCTTCGATGGCCGTTGCGCCGCAGAGGAGCATCACCAGCCGATCCACGCCGAGCGCGATACCTCCTGACGGCGGCAGACCCGTCTCGAGCGCCCCGAGGAAAGGTTCATCGAGCGGATACACCTCCTGGCCACGCGCCCGTCGCTCCTCTGAGCAGGCGAGGAAGCGGGCGCGCTGGGCTTTCGGGTCGGTGAGTTCGCCGAAGGCATTGGCGATTTCGAGGCCGCCGATGTAGAGCTCCCACCGCTCGGCGACGGCGGGATCGCCGGGCTTGAGCCTGGCCAGCGCGGCCGCCGCGGCGGGGTAATCGGTGAGCACGACTGGGCGGTCGCGCGGCAGCGCCGGTTCGACACGGTTGACCAGGTCGAGATCAAAGCGGTCGGCGTCATAGTCGGCCACAGGATTCCAGCCGGCCCAGGCGAGAAACGCCTCCCGCACGGTCAGGACGTGCCAGGGCGCGGCGAGATCAACCGCCGCGCCGGCGGCCGTCAGCGTCGTGCGATGGAGCGTTTCCTGCGCGACGTGCCGGACCAGCGCCTCGGCATCCGCCAGGATCTCACGACACCCGGCGTGCGCGCGGTACCATTCGAGCAGGGTGAATTCGGGGGTGTGGCGAACCCCGCGCTCGCCCGCGCGAAAGCAGGGGCCGATCTGGAAGATACGCGCACACCCGGCGGCGAGCAGCCGCTTCATGTGCAACTCGGGGGAGGTCCGCAGCCAATGCCCAGGTCCTGAGGGCGGCGCGTCAATGTGCAGCTCAAGCGCAGGCGCAGGGATGCGCACGGGCGTCTCGACCTCGATAAAATCCCGTTCCGTGAAGAACGTGCGCATCGCCGCCAGCGCGCGGCTGCGAACCGCCAGATTTTCGAGCGGCGCAACGCCGGTGTCGGCGGCGGCGACAGGGGATTTCAAACGATCATCCATAGCAACGTGTTCTATTATTCTGACTCCTGAATTCTGTATTCTGACTTCTCTCTTGCAAACACCCCGAAGGGGTTTTGCAAGAGTCTCACTCACTCCACTGCTGCAAAGAAGAAGACGATGCTGGTCGCGTTGAAAATCATGTGCATGAGGATCGGCGTGACGAGCGAGCCGGTCACGGCATAGCCAAGCGCGAAACACGCACCCGCCACGCCGAGCGGCAGAAATGTCGGAAGGTGCGCGTGGATGGCCCCGAAGAAGAGCGCCTGCAGGACCAGCGCGCGGGCGAACGACCCCGAATGGGCGAGCAGCGCGGGAAAGAGCACGCCGCGGAACAAGACCTCCTCCGCAACCGGCGCGGCGATGACCGCCAGGCCGATCACCGCCACCCGCAGGGCGATTCCGTTGCCGGGCGCGGTCAGCAACGCGAAGACATCCTGCGGGGCATCCCCCAAGCCGATCCACCCGCACAGTTCAAACGAGAGCACCGACACCACCAGCACGGGAGCGACCATTGCGGCGCCCAGCGTCACCCCGTGGATCAGCGGACGCTGCGCCGGGATCCAGTTCAGGAAGACATCCCGCAACCGGCAGCCCCGGAAACGGGCGCACGACACCGCCGCGGCACCCCAGACCGCATACAGCATGACCGCCGGCAGCAGCACAGCCACGAGGGTCGGCGACGGCGCCGAACGCGCGGGATCGGCCACGGGAGCAAACCCCGCAGACCACGCGGCCGGCAGCGCCACGATCAGCACGCAGCACACGGACAGCGCGATCTCCAGCATGCCGAAAGGCCGGGCCAGACGCGGCGCCCAGACGCGCACCCCGCCTGTGAACGGGCGCCACACCCGCGTCAGCAAAAACAGATTGCCCGTGCATGCCGCGACCAGCGCCAGCACCGCCGCGCCGGTCGTCAGGAGTTCTGTAGAATTTTCGGGTCTCTCCACCATGACGACACTGTACCAAAACAAGGGAGGCGATTGCAAAACCTCCTTCGTCGGTTCTGCAAGCGCCGTATTCAGAAGCCAGAATTCAGTATTCAGAATTGGAACCCTCTCACGGGCAAAGTGTTCTCATATTCTGACTCCTGACTTCTCTCTTGCAAACACCCCGAAGGGGTTTTGCAAGAGCCTCATTTTTCTAAACGGTGTGGAAATCGTTCCTTCTCGATCCTTTAAGGGGATGGAGGGCTCGTCATTGGGAAATTGCGGTGTGACGGGAGAAGGACTGGGTGACTGGGTGACCTGGTGACGCCCGGATGGGCTACATCTCCGGCGTCACCCAGTCACCAGGTCAATAGCCATGTTCAACTACCCAGCCAAAATCAGCGAGATCATCGGCGTGGGCCGGTTTCGACCAGCGTCGTCTCGTCCCACGGTGGCGCCGACGCATCACGGGTTTCATGAGTTGATCTGCGTGCTGCATGGGCACTTCCATGTGGCGGCAGGCGTCCGCGCGCAGAGGCCACAAGGGACGTCCAACACGTCAGATGGCAAAAACCGTT
Proteins encoded:
- the recJ gene encoding single-stranded-DNA-specific exonuclease RecJ, producing MRLPYCVWRSRRFPCIITGMLPLYDWTTPADDPAAAAALADAFDIPVAAARVLAARGWADPVAAERFLNPRLADLSDPLALPGMAEAVTRLWRAVDAGESVVVFGDFDADGVAATAILTSALNAFGCRVTPFIPDRLSEGYGLSSAALVRLAAQHPDARLVVTVDCGITSAAAVRALSADGREVIVTDHHVPDATNPLPCGGVVINPHLPGTPAGCEALCGAGIAFKLACALWKTGKAAGRPGTEAWDPRAWFDAVAVATVADVVPLRGENRLLVRHGLKRLHEKPSTGLHALLRKALATAEAPTSHHLGFLLGPRINAAGRMRDAWPAFELLCTRDTDQARELAATLDQLNSERRHAEESIIAEALAQLAALPAPRAPGAIVAGGADWHPGAVGIVAARLSERAGVPAAVVCLRPDGGGRGSLRAGKDYDALAALRQCQDLLDGFGGHRLAAGFEIKPGCFDTFRAAFVTACAAQRPESSGRQTLVLDGWLDPNELTIDLWQALARMEPFGEGNARPRWAMRHVALAERRAIGADGTHVMFRFDCGGRPFRGVWFKAGHLLDAIPATGDQCFDVAFECQLNRYRGTESVEMLIVDLRPSV
- the genX gene encoding EF-P lysine aminoacylase GenX; its protein translation is MDDRLKSPVAAADTGVAPLENLAVRSRALAAMRTFFTERDFIEVETPVRIPAPALELHIDAPPSGPGHWLRTSPELHMKRLLAAGCARIFQIGPCFRAGERGVRHTPEFTLLEWYRAHAGCREILADAEALVRHVAQETLHRTTLTAAGAAVDLAAPWHVLTVREAFLAWAGWNPVADYDADRFDLDLVNRVEPALPRDRPVVLTDYPAAAAALARLKPGDPAVAERWELYIGGLEIANAFGELTDPKAQRARFLACSEERRARGQEVYPLDEPFLGALETGLPPSGGIALGVDRLVMLLCGATAIEDVRSFCPLR
- a CDS encoding CPBP family intramembrane metalloprotease, which translates into the protein MVERPENSTELLTTGAAVLALVAACTGNLFLLTRVWRPFTGGVRVWAPRLARPFGMLEIALSVCCVLIVALPAAWSAGFAPVADPARSAPSPTLVAVLLPAVMLYAVWGAAAVSCARFRGCRLRDVFLNWIPAQRPLIHGVTLGAAMVAPVLVVSVLSFELCGWIGLGDAPQDVFALLTAPGNGIALRVAVIGLAVIAAPVAEEVLFRGVLFPALLAHSGSFARALVLQALFFGAIHAHLPTFLPLGVAGACFALGYAVTGSLVTPILMHMIFNATSIVFFFAAVE